Proteins from a genomic interval of Mesobacillus sp. S13:
- a CDS encoding redoxin domain-containing protein codes for MNVGKPAPDFALPGTYNTKYSLSDFAGQPIIIVFLRGTWUPNCRNQLVQLNEQYDFLKEKGIQVLGIAGQNITGIQNYVEKEGIKIPILSDEKRSVIKQYEVFVPIKWDSFRIAIPSTYVLDENHVIRYSYIGDSQFDRPALDEILNIVHEIDVSTSDGEEADERGQANVFVGAMKETFNDIFLSTQTIKHSVNHNLVSINELENELTENKEALTQFFTVFEQMESKISKYSGAIGEVAEGSVAVINDNQQAVEHMNQTSELLKELVSLTKTIGSISSTISSISAQTKILALNASIEAARAGEHGKGFSVVAKEVGKLAAASAEASQNISTQLEGIENKISSSFSSFTDFDDLMQQIDTKVKYQNKELEKVSTGILSIRADSISLAERLREITEQQETQQRKIISVKQQEMNISSEIDGIHHDIDENNRLVSELDKRYL; via the coding sequence TTGAACGTAGGCAAGCCAGCACCTGATTTTGCTTTACCGGGAACGTATAATACAAAATACAGCTTATCAGACTTCGCCGGTCAGCCTATTATTATTGTTTTCTTAAGGGGCACATGGTGACCTAACTGCCGGAATCAGCTGGTCCAGCTGAATGAACAATATGATTTCTTAAAAGAAAAGGGGATTCAGGTCCTTGGAATTGCCGGGCAAAATATCACCGGAATTCAGAATTATGTTGAAAAGGAAGGCATCAAGATTCCGATTCTTTCTGATGAAAAGAGATCAGTGATTAAACAATACGAGGTTTTTGTACCCATAAAATGGGACAGTTTCCGGATCGCCATTCCTAGCACATATGTATTGGACGAAAACCATGTGATTCGCTACAGCTATATAGGAGATTCGCAATTTGACCGTCCAGCTTTGGATGAAATTTTGAATATCGTCCACGAAATCGATGTATCAACTTCTGATGGAGAGGAAGCAGACGAGCGTGGTCAGGCAAATGTATTCGTTGGTGCTATGAAAGAAACCTTTAATGATATTTTCTTATCCACCCAGACGATTAAACACAGTGTGAATCACAATTTAGTTTCTATTAACGAATTGGAGAACGAACTAACTGAAAATAAAGAAGCACTAACTCAATTTTTCACCGTGTTTGAACAAATGGAATCAAAGATTAGCAAGTACAGTGGAGCAATTGGAGAGGTAGCAGAGGGTTCTGTTGCTGTTATTAATGATAATCAGCAGGCTGTCGAGCATATGAATCAAACATCAGAATTGTTAAAGGAACTTGTAAGTCTAACCAAAACCATTGGCAGTATCAGCTCTACGATTTCATCGATTTCAGCACAAACGAAAATACTTGCGTTAAATGCTTCCATAGAAGCGGCACGTGCTGGTGAACACGGTAAGGGATTTTCTGTGGTGGCAAAAGAAGTCGGCAAGCTGGCAGCTGCCTCTGCAGAAGCATCTCAAAATATATCTACACAATTAGAAGGAATAGAGAACAAAATCAGTTCAAGTTTTTCTTCTTTCACCGACTTTGACGACCTTATGCAGCAGATAGACACGAAGGTGAAATACCAAAATAAAGAGCTCGAAAAGGTTTCAACGGGTATCTTATCTATTAGGGCTGATAGTATTTCACTTGCGGAGCGTCTCAGAGAAATCACCGAACAGCAAGAAACCCAGCAACGGAAAATCATTTCAGTCAAACAACAAGAAATGAATA